One genomic segment of Bacteroidales bacterium includes these proteins:
- a CDS encoding class I mannose-6-phosphate isomerase yields the protein MLYPLKFKPIFKEKVWGGNRLQTVLNKNITSGKTGESWEISGLRNNVSVVSEGKYSGKSIQELIDKHKSNFLGKKIYEKFGNVFPLLIKFIDAFDDLSVQVHPDDKFAEQQHNETGKNEMWYILDTMPNSELILGVKKTVTKDEYIKITKEKIFSDLLNSVTVNAGDAFYIPAGRIHAIMKGVLLAEIQQSSDLTYRIYDWDRKGLSGKYRDLHNELAAEVVELQAKKNYFLEYKKNDAFAQLTSCEQFTVNRLKLLTPQIKNYSSKGSFVVLMCVSGTLSVIHKNIKYFIRKGETILIPAIILAETELVSEKKAEVLEIYI from the coding sequence ATGCTTTATCCCTTAAAATTTAAACCGATATTTAAAGAAAAAGTTTGGGGCGGAAACAGGCTCCAAACAGTTTTAAACAAAAACATTACTTCCGGCAAAACTGGTGAAAGTTGGGAGATTTCAGGCTTGAGGAATAATGTTTCTGTTGTTTCGGAAGGAAAATACTCAGGAAAAAGTATTCAAGAACTTATAGATAAACATAAATCCAATTTTTTGGGAAAAAAGATTTACGAAAAATTCGGTAATGTTTTTCCCTTGCTTATAAAATTTATTGATGCTTTCGATGACTTATCCGTACAAGTTCATCCCGACGATAAATTTGCAGAACAACAACATAATGAAACCGGTAAAAACGAGATGTGGTATATATTAGACACAATGCCGAACTCTGAGCTTATATTGGGAGTAAAAAAAACAGTTACAAAAGATGAATATATTAAAATTACAAAAGAGAAAATTTTTTCTGATTTGTTAAATTCTGTTACTGTTAATGCCGGGGATGCTTTTTATATTCCGGCAGGCAGAATACATGCAATTATGAAAGGAGTCTTGTTGGCAGAAATTCAACAAAGTTCGGATTTAACCTATCGAATTTATGATTGGGACAGAAAAGGTTTAAGCGGGAAATACAGAGATTTACACAATGAACTTGCAGCAGAAGTTGTAGAACTTCAAGCTAAAAAAAACTATTTTCTTGAATATAAAAAAAACGATGCTTTTGCACAACTAACATCCTGTGAGCAGTTTACTGTTAACCGCTTGAAATTACTTACCCCGCAGATTAAAAACTATTCGAGCAAAGGCAGTTTTGTTGTTTTAATGTGTGTTTCCGGAACACTGTCTGTAATACACAAAAACATAAAATATTTTATCAGAAAAGGGGAAACGATTTTAATCCCTGCAATTATTTTAGCTGAAACGGAACTTGTCTCTGAAAAAAAGGCAGAGGTCTTAGAAATTTATATATAA